The genomic interval CGACAAGGACGGCAAGGGCGGCATCTACAACTTCGTCACCAAGCGCGGCAAGGCGTCGACGAACGCCAAGATCACCTGGACGCAGGTGGAGACCGGCTCGGCCATCACCTGGAAGTACCCGAGTTGCATCCTGCAGGGGGACAACTCGGTCGGCGAGTTCTACTCGGTCGCCGTCACCAACAACCGCCAGCAGGCCGACACCGGCACGAAGATGCTCCACCTCGGGAAGAACACCCGCAGCACCATCGTCTCGAAGGGGATCTCGGCCGGCAAGGGCCAGAACACCTACCGCGGCCTCGTGCGGATCGGCAAGAACGCCAAGGGGGCGCGCAACTTCTCGCAGTGCGACTCGCTGCTCATCGGCGACAAGTGCGGCGCGCACACCTTCCCCTACCTGGAGGTGCGCAACACGTCGTCGCAGGTCGAGCACGAGGCGTCGACGTCGAAGATCGGCGAGGACCAGATCTTCTACTGCCGCCAGCGCGGCCTGTCGACCGAGGACGCGGTCAACATGATCGTCAACGGCTTCTGCAAGGAGGTCTTCCGCGAGCTGCCGATGGAGTTCGCGGTGGAGGCGCAGAAGCTGCTCGGCGTCAGCCTCGAAGGCAGCGTCGGATAAGCCCGCAGCGGGTCTGTCGGGTCGGCACGGAGCGGCGCGGTCGGTCGTGCAAGGCCAGCCGGCTGGTTGAAACAAGAGACGCACAGCGCAGGTGCGAAGGGAACGTCAGACAGCATGCTCGAAGTCACGAATCTGCACGCTTCGGTCGCCGGCCGGGGCATTCTGAAAGGCATCGACCTGTCGGTGCGGGCGGGCGAGGTGCACGCCATCATGGGGCCCAACGGTTCCGGCAAGAGCACCCTCGCGGCGGTGCTGGCCGGTCGCGAGGAGTACGAGGTGACGGCCGGGTCCGTTGCCTACGAGGGTCGGGACCTGCTGGAGATGGAGCCGGAGGAGCGCGCGCGGGAAGGCATTTTCCTTGCCTTCCAGTACCCGGTGGAGATCCCCGGGGTGAACAACGCCTATCTCCTGAAGGCGGCGCTCAACGAGGTCCGCAAGCACCGCGGCGAGCTGGAGCTGGACGCGATCGACTTCATGGCGCTGGTCAAGGACAAGATGCAGGTCCTCCACATCGACCAGGACCTGCTGAAGCGCCCCGTCAACGAGGGCTTCTCCGGCGGCGAGAAGAAGCGCAACGAGATCTTCCAGATGGCGGTCCTCGAGCCGAAGCTGGCGATCATGGACGAAACCGATTCGGGTCTCGACATCGACGCGCTGCGGACGGTCTCGGACGGCGTCAACGCGATGCGCAGCTCCGAGCGGGCGACCCTGGTGGTCACCCACTACCAGCGGCTGCTGAACTACATCGTGCCCGACGTCGTGCACGTGCTGTCGGACGGCCGCATCGTCAAGTCGGGGGGCAAGGATCTGGCGCTGGAGCTCGAGGAGAAGGGCTACGGTTGGATCGAGGGCGTCGCCGAGCAGGTCGGGGCGTAGCGGGGTGGCGATGACGACACTCGCACCTGCCGAAGCGTACGCCGACGCGTTCGAGGCGGTCCGCCGCACGGCGCCTGCGCCCGGCGCGGTCGTCGATTTGCGGCGCCGAGCCTTCGAGCGCTTCACCGCGCTCGGTGTGCCGACCACGCGACTGGAGGCGTGGCGCTTCACCAACGTCGCGCCGATCGCGAGCACCGCCTTCGCCCTCGCCGCGCCGGCCGAGCGCGAAGCGGCCAAGGCCGATACCGCGCCGCACGCCCTGCCGGGCATCGGGTCCGGACTGCTGTTCGTCAACGGCCGCCACGTGGCGCTCGCCTCGGACGTGTCCGTGCTGCCCGCCGGCGTCGAAGTGCTGAGCTTGGCGGACGTGCTCGCCTCTGAAGCGAACGAAACCCGGGCGGCGGTCGAGGCGCACCTGGCCTCCGGCGCCGGCATCGAGGACGCGGCGTTCACGGCGCTCAACACCGCGCTGCTCCACGACGGCGCAGTCGTGCGCGTGCCTGCCAACACCGTGGTCGAGCAGCCGATCCAGTTGCTCTTCGTCACGTCCCCGCCTCCGGGCGGCGAGCCGGTGATGACCCATCCGCGCGTGCTGCTCGTCGTCGGCGAGAACGCGCAGGTGCGGGTCGTCGAGAGCTACGGCGGCGGCGATTCCCCGTACCTGACGAACACGATCACGGAGGTCGTCGCCGGGCCGGGCGCCGTGGTCGACCACTACAAGCTGGTGCGCGAGGGCCCCTCCGGCTACCACATCGGCGCGATGCACGTCCGGCTCGGCCGGGCCGCCAACTTCTCGTCGCACGCGGTCACCCTCGGGGGCGCGATCGTGCGCAACGACGCGCAGGCGCTGCTCGCCGGCGAAGGGGTGGAGTGCACGCTCAACGGCCTCTACCTGGCGAACGGGCGCCGACTGGTCGACAACCACACGACGATCCACCACGCGCAGCCGCACTGCTCGAGCCACGAGCTCTACAAGGGAATCCTGGATGGCGAGGCCCGCGCCGTCTTCAACGGCAAGATCATCGTCGCCATCGACGCCCAGAAGACCGACGCCAAGCAGACCAACAAGGCGCTGCTGCTCTCCGAGGACGCGCAGATCAACACGAAGCCGGAGCTGGAGATCTTCGCCGACGACGTGAAGTGCACCCACGGCGCCACGGTGGGGCAGCTCGACGAGGACGCGCTCTTCTACCTGCGCGCCCGCGGGCTCGGAGTGGAGCAGGCGCGGAGCGTCCTCATCCACGCCTTCGCCGGCGACCTGCTGAACCACATCGCCATCAAGCCGATCCGCGATCAGCTCGACGATCTCCTGCTGGCGCAACTGCCCGGATCGGGTGGAGGGTCGTTCCATGTGGACGCGTGACGACGAAACCGGGACCGGACGGTGTTACCGGGCGACCCGTCGACACGAGCATTGCGGATTCCGCTGCGCTCGAGTTGCGGCGGGGCACGGCCGGACCTGTTCGCGGGGGTGTCTGCGGTGAGCGCCCCGCAAGTCGCCGCCGCGACGGCGCCGCCGGGGCTCGACGTCGAGCGCATCCGGCGTGATTTCCCCATCCTCGAGCGGATGGTCCGCGACCACCGCCTCGTCTACCTCGACAACGCCGCCACGACCCAGAAGCCGCGGCCGGTGCTCGACGCGCTGGCCCACTACTACGACAACACCAACGCCAACATCCACCGGGGCGTCTACATGCTGAGCGGGGAGGCGACCGCCGCCTACGACGCCGCGCGCGTCAAGGTGCAGCGATTCCTCAACGCCCGCGCGTCGCGGGAGATCATCTTCACGCGCAACTCCACCGAGAGCATCAACCTGGTGGCGCACAGCTTCGGCCGGCGGCACGTGGGCCCCGGCGACGAGATCGTCATCACCCACATGGAGCACCACTCGAACATCGTGCCGTGGCAGCTCCTGTGCGAGCAGGTCGGGGCGCAGCTCCGGGTGGCGCCCATCGACGACAGCGGCACGCTGCAGCTCGACGAGTTCGAGCGGCTCCTCGGACCGCGCACGAAGCTGGTCTCGGTGGTGCACCTGTCGAACTCGCTCGGCACCATCAACCCGGTGCGCGAGATCGTCGACATGGCGAAGCGCCGCGACGTGCCGGTGCTCATCGACGGCTCGCAGGCGGTCTACCACATGCCGGTGGACGTGCAGGCGCTCGACTGCGACTTCTACGCCTTCACCGGCCACAAGCTGTACGGCCCGACCGGCATCGGCGTCCTGTGGGGGCGCGAGGAATGGCTGGAGCGGATGCCGCCGTACCAGGGCGGCGGCGACATGATTCGCTCGGTCACGTTCGAGAAGACGACCTACGCCGATCTGCCCCACAAGTTCGAGGCGGGCACGCCGCACATCGCCGGGGTGGTCGGCCTCGGCGCGGCCGTCGACTACCTGCAGGGGGTCGGCTTCGATGCCATCGCTCCGCACGAGGCGGACCTGCTGGACTACGGCACGGCGGCGCTCTCCGAGGTCAAGGGGCTGCGGCTCATCGGCACCGCCGCGCACAAGGCGAGCATTCTCGCTTTCGTCATGAAGGGCGCGCACCCGCACGACGTCGGCACCATCGTCGATACCGAGGGGGTCGCCCTGCGCACCGGGCACCACTGCACGCAGCCGATCATGGACCGTTTCGGGGTGCCGGCCACGGCCCGCGCCTCGGTGGCCATGTACAACACGCGCGAAGAGATCGACGCGCTGGTGCGCGCGCTCGAGCGCGTGCGGGAGATGTTCCCCGTATGAACGACTTGCGCGACCTCTACCAGGAGGTCATCCTCGACCACAACCGCCATCCGCACAACTTCGGAGAGCTCGACGGCGCCGACCGGCACGCCGACGGCCACAACCCGCTGTGCGGCGACAAGCTGGCCGTTTACGTCAATCTCGACGGAGAGACCATCAGCGACGTCAGGTTCTCCGGCTCCGGCTGCGCCATCTCGAAGGCGTCGGCGTCGCTGATGACCGACGCCGTCAAGGGCAAGACGCTCGACGAGGCGCACCGGCTCTTCGACCAGTTCCTCGCCCTGGTGACCGACGACGACGCGGTGGTCGACGACGCGCTGCTGGGCAAGCTGGCGGTGCTCGGCGGGGTGCGCGACTACCCGACCCGCGTCAAGTGCGCCAGCCTCGCCTGGCATACCCTGCGGGCGGCGGTCGACGATCGCCACGAGGTCGTGTCGACGGAGTAGGCGGAGCCTGTCACGGCTCGACGACGGTCAGGCCTTTGAAGTAGCGACGGTAAGCACGCCACATCCGTCCCGCCAGGAACAGCGCCCTGTCGTGCGGGGAATCGCGACGAATCCCGGACGGCGCGTGGTATCGTGTTTCCGAAAGACACGCATGGGGATACTGAAAATCGACGACGTGCCGCCGCCGCTCGGCGCCGGCGGGGATGGTGACCGGTCCGCGGCTGCCGGAGGAGTCTCGGAAACCGGTATCGGGCAGGCGACTGCCGGCGCGGCCGGAGCCTCCACGGCTGCCGCGCCGCCCACTGCCGCCACGGCCGAAGGAGGCGCAACGGGCGCGGCACCGCCTGTCATTCCACCGCACGTGGACGGCTCCGCACCGCCGCCGCAGGCGCCGAGGCCACCGTTGCCGGCGCCGGACGGGCCGCCCGCGTCGTCCATGTTCGATACCAGCGCGCTGACGGCCCCCGCCGCGCAGACCGGGCCGTCGGCCGCTTCGCCAAAGGAGCCCGCGCCGCCGATCGAGCCCGACCCGGTCAGGACGCTGGAGCTCAAGCCGCAGATCGTCGAGCAGCTCTCGACGGTGTTCGACCCCGAGATCCCGGTCAACATCTACGAGCTCGGTCTGATCTACGACATCGCCGTCGACAAGGAGGGCCTGGCCGTCATCCAGATGACCTTGACCGCGCCCGGCTGCCCGGCGGCGGTAACCCTGCCGGCCGAGGTGCAGGGAAAGGTCCAGGGAGTCGACGGCGTCAGCGACGCCCGCGTCGACCTGGTCTGGGAGCCGCCGTGGGACAAGGACCGGATGTCCGACGCGGCGAAGCTGCAGCTCGGGATCTTCGACTGAGCCGTCGGCGCGGTCGAGCCGATCCCTCCAATGACCACCATCGCCGCGCGGTCCGACTACCGGATCGGCCGGGACAACATCCGGTTCCTCGGCCTCGACGTCCACAACCCGGTCTTCGTCGTCTCCAGCCTCACCATCATCGCGTTCGTCACCGCGGTGCTGACCTTCCGGGACGCCGCCGCGGGCGTCTTCGACGCGCTGTACGCCTGGCTCACCTCGACGTTCGACTGGGTGTTCATGGGCGCGGGGAACCTCTTCGTCCTGTTCTGCCTGCTCCTGCTGGCGACGCCGGTCGGCCGCGTGCGGCTGGGCGGTCCGGACGCCAGGCCCGACTACTCCGCCTGGTCCTGGGTCGCCATGCTGTTCGCGGCCGGGATCGGCATCGGCCTGATGTTCTTCGGCGTGGCGGAGCCGGTCGACCATTTCCGGAATCCGCCGCTCGGGGTCGACGCCGCGGACACCGCCGCCGCGCACCGGCTCGCCATTGCCTCGGCCATCTATCACTGGGGCGTGCACCCGTGGGCGATGTTCGCGGTCGTGGCGCTCGCGCTCGCCTTCGCGGCCTACAACCTGGGGTTGCCGCTGACCCTGCGGTCGGCCTTCTATCCGGTCCTGGGCGAGAGGGTCTGGGGCCGGTTCGGCCACGTCATCGACGTGCTCGCCGTGTTTGCCGCGCTCTTCGGGCTGGCCACCTCGCTCGGGCTGGGCGCCGAGCAGACAGCGGCTGGGCTGGCCCATCTGTTCGGCGTGCCGGACACCGACACGACCAGGGTGCTGGTCATCGCCGGCATCACGTCCGTCGCGCTGGCGTCAGTGGTCGCCGGGCTGGACAAGGGCGTCAAGCGCCTGAGCCAAGTCAACCTGTTCCTGGCCCTGCTGCTGCTCGCGTTCGTGCTGGCGGTAGGGCCGACCCTCGACCTGTTCGCCGGGTTCGTCGCCAGCATCGGCTACTATCTCGCGGCGATCGGACCGCTCAGCAACTGGGTGGGACGGGACGACTTCGACTTTCTGCACGGATGGACCACCTTCTTCTGGGCGTGGTGGCTCTCGTGGTCGCCCTTCGTCGGCATGTTCATCGCCCGGGTCTCGCGCGGCCGGACCGTGCGCCAGCTGGTCGGCTGCATGCTGGTCGTTCCGGTGTCGCTCTCCGCGCTCTGGATGCACGCCTTCGGGGCGACCGCGCTGTCGCACTACCTCGACGGGGGCCACACCGCGGCGGTCGATGCGGTGCAGGCCGGGCAGCCGGAGATGGCGCTGTTCAGGATGCTGGAGCTGCTGCCGCTCACCGGCGTCACGTCGACCATCGGCATCGTCCTGGTCATCGTCTTCTTCGTCACCTCCTCCGATTCCGGCTCGCTCGTGATCGACACCATCACCGCCGGCGGCAAGCTCAACGCGCCGGTCGCCCAGCGCGTCTTCTGGTGCACGTTCGAAGGGCTCGTCGCCATCACCCTGCTGGTCAGCGGCGGACTGGTGGCCCTGCAGACCGCCTCCCTCCTCACCGGCTTTCCGTTCGCGCTGGTGCTGCTCGGGATGTGCTACAGCATCTGGAAGGGCCTGCGCGCCGCCGCGGCGTAGGAGCCTGCGCCTTCGTCGCCCTTGTCCCTACTACACTGATGAGAGAAGGGAAGGCGAAGTGAACGCGTCGGACGCGCTGAGAGGAATCGTGGAGTCGGTGACGCCCCGCCTCGAGCGGCTGGCGGGCGCGGAGGTCACGGGCAGACCGGCGCCGGGGAAGTGGTCGAAAACCGAGATCCTCGGCCACCTGATCGATTCGGCGGCCAACAACCACCACCGCTTCGTTCGGGCGCAGCTCGTCGACGAGCTCGACTTCCCCAGCTACGAGCAGGACCGTTGGGTCGAGCGGCAGGACTACGCCGGCGCCGACTGGCGCGAGCAGCTGACTCTGTGGCGCGCCTACAACCTGCACCTCGCCAGGGTCATCGAGCGCATCCCGGAAGCCGCCCTGAACAGACGCTGCCGCCTCGGAACCGAAGGCGTCATGACGCTGGACGAGATCGTGGAGGGGTACCTGATCCACCTGCGGCACCACCTCGGACAGTTGCTGCCGGACCTCGAGGCGTCGGCCGAGGACTAACGGGTGTTGCGCGCCGACCTGGAGTCGCCGGACAAGGCGGCGCTGGCGTACCGCGACTTCGTCCGCGCCGCCGTTCGGCGCTGCGTGCTGGAGTGGAAGACGTTTCGGCCGGACGACGTCAGGGCCATGGCCGTGGAGGCCGGTATTCCAGAGGCCGACTGGCAGGGGGGCGTCGACTACGTCGGGTAAGAAATCCGCGGCCTCCACGAAGGCAACGCCATCCGCTACCGGCTACGGCCCGAGGACCTGGCCGGCCTCACCCGCTCCTGAGAAGCCTCGCGGAAACGTGGCACGCCGCACTCGCTGGCGGGCTGGGACATCCCGTGTTCATCCCATGTGCACAGCATGCACTGGCTACTGTGACCTCAACGCGCGCCGCTTGACGCGCCTGGTCACGACGCCGTCCGCGTCCTCTCCGTAAACCCCTGCAATCACAACCGTGGACGGCGCCGGGTTCGGCCTCCCGGAGCGATGGCATTCCGTGTGCAGGAACTCCTCATCAACGGGAGCGTC from Acidobacteriota bacterium carries:
- a CDS encoding DUF59 domain-containing protein; protein product: MFDTSALTAPAAQTGPSAASPKEPAPPIEPDPVRTLELKPQIVEQLSTVFDPEIPVNIYELGLIYDIAVDKEGLAVIQMTLTAPGCPAAVTLPAEVQGKVQGVDGVSDARVDLVWEPPWDKDRMSDAAKLQLGIFD
- the sufD gene encoding Fe-S cluster assembly protein SufD → MTTLAPAEAYADAFEAVRRTAPAPGAVVDLRRRAFERFTALGVPTTRLEAWRFTNVAPIASTAFALAAPAEREAAKADTAPHALPGIGSGLLFVNGRHVALASDVSVLPAGVEVLSLADVLASEANETRAAVEAHLASGAGIEDAAFTALNTALLHDGAVVRVPANTVVEQPIQLLFVTSPPPGGEPVMTHPRVLLVVGENAQVRVVESYGGGDSPYLTNTITEVVAGPGAVVDHYKLVREGPSGYHIGAMHVRLGRAANFSSHAVTLGGAIVRNDAQALLAGEGVECTLNGLYLANGRRLVDNHTTIHHAQPHCSSHELYKGILDGEARAVFNGKIIVAIDAQKTDAKQTNKALLLSEDAQINTKPELEIFADDVKCTHGATVGQLDEDALFYLRARGLGVEQARSVLIHAFAGDLLNHIAIKPIRDQLDDLLLAQLPGSGGGSFHVDA
- a CDS encoding DinB family protein, giving the protein MRLRRPCPYYTDERREGEVNASDALRGIVESVTPRLERLAGAEVTGRPAPGKWSKTEILGHLIDSAANNHHRFVRAQLVDELDFPSYEQDRWVERQDYAGADWREQLTLWRAYNLHLARVIERIPEAALNRRCRLGTEGVMTLDEIVEGYLIHLRHHLGQLLPDLEASAED
- a CDS encoding BCCT family transporter: MTTIAARSDYRIGRDNIRFLGLDVHNPVFVVSSLTIIAFVTAVLTFRDAAAGVFDALYAWLTSTFDWVFMGAGNLFVLFCLLLLATPVGRVRLGGPDARPDYSAWSWVAMLFAAGIGIGLMFFGVAEPVDHFRNPPLGVDAADTAAAHRLAIASAIYHWGVHPWAMFAVVALALAFAAYNLGLPLTLRSAFYPVLGERVWGRFGHVIDVLAVFAALFGLATSLGLGAEQTAAGLAHLFGVPDTDTTRVLVIAGITSVALASVVAGLDKGVKRLSQVNLFLALLLLAFVLAVGPTLDLFAGFVASIGYYLAAIGPLSNWVGRDDFDFLHGWTTFFWAWWLSWSPFVGMFIARVSRGRTVRQLVGCMLVVPVSLSALWMHAFGATALSHYLDGGHTAAVDAVQAGQPEMALFRMLELLPLTGVTSTIGIVLVIVFFVTSSDSGSLVIDTITAGGKLNAPVAQRVFWCTFEGLVAITLLVSGGLVALQTASLLTGFPFALVLLGMCYSIWKGLRAAAA
- a CDS encoding cysteine desulfurase, giving the protein MRIPLRSSCGGARPDLFAGVSAVSAPQVAAATAPPGLDVERIRRDFPILERMVRDHRLVYLDNAATTQKPRPVLDALAHYYDNTNANIHRGVYMLSGEATAAYDAARVKVQRFLNARASREIIFTRNSTESINLVAHSFGRRHVGPGDEIVITHMEHHSNIVPWQLLCEQVGAQLRVAPIDDSGTLQLDEFERLLGPRTKLVSVVHLSNSLGTINPVREIVDMAKRRDVPVLIDGSQAVYHMPVDVQALDCDFYAFTGHKLYGPTGIGVLWGREEWLERMPPYQGGGDMIRSVTFEKTTYADLPHKFEAGTPHIAGVVGLGAAVDYLQGVGFDAIAPHEADLLDYGTAALSEVKGLRLIGTAAHKASILAFVMKGAHPHDVGTIVDTEGVALRTGHHCTQPIMDRFGVPATARASVAMYNTREEIDALVRALERVREMFPV
- the sufC gene encoding Fe-S cluster assembly ATPase SufC, translating into MLEVTNLHASVAGRGILKGIDLSVRAGEVHAIMGPNGSGKSTLAAVLAGREEYEVTAGSVAYEGRDLLEMEPEERAREGIFLAFQYPVEIPGVNNAYLLKAALNEVRKHRGELELDAIDFMALVKDKMQVLHIDQDLLKRPVNEGFSGGEKKRNEIFQMAVLEPKLAIMDETDSGLDIDALRTVSDGVNAMRSSERATLVVTHYQRLLNYIVPDVVHVLSDGRIVKSGGKDLALELEEKGYGWIEGVAEQVGA
- a CDS encoding SUF system NifU family Fe-S cluster assembly protein; translation: MNDLRDLYQEVILDHNRHPHNFGELDGADRHADGHNPLCGDKLAVYVNLDGETISDVRFSGSGCAISKASASLMTDAVKGKTLDEAHRLFDQFLALVTDDDAVVDDALLGKLAVLGGVRDYPTRVKCASLAWHTLRAAVDDRHEVVSTE